Part of the Quercus lobata isolate SW786 chromosome 6, ValleyOak3.0 Primary Assembly, whole genome shotgun sequence genome, aaaaagtttcatttcaaatattttaagttttaatttcttttaaataaaattagcttttaattttttgtttcacattatgCAAATAAACTATCGAAAATgaatcaatttttaataattctcaTGAAACATGGTCTCATATCTCCAATCTTTTGAGAGAATTCTTGTGAAACATGGTCTCATATCTCGTGAAACATTGTCCCGAAAAGAGTAATGTTAGGAATATGatgttttttataaattttttcacaattgtgAACATGATTGGTTTATGATTACaacaatatttcttttatttgggtTTATCATCAACATAATCTTATTATATCTTAcacaattttaataattataaagagATTACGAAAAATGTAGTGTCATTGGACTTActgtatcaaaaaataaaaagatgcaTGAGTGAATTTAGCCAAAGGGGCGGCTAAGTTCATCCTAAAATTTCAATGAGATTTgaactcttatttatttaagaaacaGTCTTTCTCATATATTGAAGTTTGAAATTGACATATTTCATATGTCAAATCAGCATGTATCCCATTTCAATTTCACcgagtaaaagaaaaaaaaaaatcattaaataaagTGATAGTAGTTAATTGAGAGTGATTAACCTTGGTTTCTAATTTAATCTACGGTAGCTTATGTATGAAACTCAACAGAGTGGGGGTTTTTCTAAATTGTGGTAAGTAAAAAAGGTTTGCTGTAAGTATTAATCTATTATTATCCCAAGTAATGCtgtctctcacacacacaaatttgGTGGGGTAGAGGACAATggaaaattataattaataaaaaaaatggatatgGTTGGAAGCACCAAATGGAGAGAAGCAATATATGAAGGTGGGGTTGATGCGATGCCATGCGAGAATAAACACCATTAATGTGTGTTACAACACATGCCGCCTGAACCTGATTGCCCCATTTGGATGAGATTGAGACCTCATGAAATCCAAAAAACTCCATTTCAGATCGATCTCGATGAGGCATGGGAAGTACCACTCGGTTATGTTTGTCGTTTTAAACAATGACACCTGGTCCTTTTAGGAGTCCACAATTCTTAATTATCATGATTCATGACTCTTCGTGCTTTCACATGCAAATGCGAAATGCCAATGCCCCCCACTTCACTTCAGATGATAAAGATAACTGCACCCGCAATAAACATATGCAAAAAGTGTAATATTCAGACATAAGCATATGGATAACTGATTGCcgcgcatatatatatatatattgaatcagattgtcacaatattttagccaatattaattatatatagaattaaTTAATGGCTTTGTGAACATGATGTAAtctgatttaaaattaaaaaaaaaaaatttcaaattgaactACAAGACTCTTCACATGATGTATTCTGATTTTGAATATAGTAAAATTgcaatgaaaatatgattagaACTTATAAGACCGTACAAGTCATGTTGAGtgcaaatcatttttttaatcaccCCCACACTTTAGGAAAAATGATCTCCTATTTCCTATGTATGCAACCTGCCTTTTCATAACATGTGGGCCTCACATTACTAGTGGGTCAACATGTTGTGAGAGATCTGTTGCATACAATAGATACACAGGAGTTAAGAGATatcttctcttcctctaatGTCCTTAAGTAAGAAGATagtaaaattattatcaattttattaaaaaagaaaattttcaaattgatgtaacaataaatataattgatggCAAATCAATTTTAATAGGTATTGTATcgtaaacattttttttttgagaataaatggTAGAATGTATCGTAAATATTAAGATATCTATTTGTAAGGTTATTTACCAATAACTACTcgccacatcagcagtttgtaaaaatttttgtaaaaaagtttatatctctagtatttttcttatgtaaaatttgtaatatctatAGTATTATTCTTATATAAAAATCTGGTTTATAGTCTTTGTTGcttgtatttcatttttttgaatattgatcgGTAATTACTAGTACTCCCATATATTAAATCTCTTTAATTAGTTATTGATTTAAGTACAAAATTTTGGGGgtttaattttaagtaaaaaaggCTTGAAATTTAATGAAACATGTCCTTTTCAAAAATCCTTCATCTTAATGCGCTATTTTATTAAGGGGAGTAAgaatcaagtcaattttattatgGAGTTCTTAAATTtatattcattcattcattttgaAGTTAGTAAATTGAATTTTACCACGTCATCAATAATttacttaattatttaattaataggaatagttaatgttttgtttaaatattttagaagtgacaaaattgaattaattaatttaaaaatgattgaataagattttaaaagaaCTACtataaaattatccaaaaacaGTTTAAAAAGATGTAATTAATCCCATAACATGGTTACTACAAGATCCGTAAACCTTGTAAAGAAAGAGGATTAAAGCGAGGAACTGGGGGtaaaaataggggaaaaaaaaaatcctttgaaCCGAgattaagaaagttaataacacaataaataaattgttaaaaaaaagaagagagtaggCAAGTGTGGTTGTTAATGTTGTCTTGTCCTTACCTTAATTACCGGCTGTAACCTAAAATAGAGGAGCGCGTTACAAAAAAGTGTAAAAAGAAAGCGAGTACGATTGAGTTACCCACCTCTCCCACCTCTTAGCCTTAGGTCTCTATAGTCTATAGTTTGAGGGTCTCTCAATTATTTATCTTATCTAGGGCTTATCCTCACCACGTGTCCAAGACTCGAAGTCCAAGTCTTTACGAACTCCAACATTGTTTTTGGTCTGTACTCTGCGGGTTTGTGCTTTTGGAACTGTTGCTGTAGgcatctttctctttcttcttcacttctcAGTTGTCTTCATGAAACTACCTAACTAATCGCCTAGACCCACCCACTCACCCACTTGCACCTACTTTCTTAATTACACACACCTAAGTACTTTCTACTAATCTTCTTCTactatatatatctctctctcatttctttctTATTACTCCTCtatattattcttattattatatgatattttatatgAGTGATGACTCGGTCTATAATTAAAAGAACTCTGGTTGGAGGAAATGGAACCACAACCACAgtcacagccacagccacagccacatcACCGCCAACGGTGGTGGCAGCTCCGCCTCCTGAAGCTCTGACTGTGGAGTCTGACTTCGTGGTCATACTAGCGGCGCTTCTCTGCGCCCTCATATGCGTGGTGGGTCTCATAGCGGTGGTACGGTGCGCCTGGCTCAGACGCGGCGGCACTAGTGGGAGTGGAAATGGGTCTCCACCGCGAAGTTTGGCGAACAAGGGAGTGAAAAAGAAGGTTTTGCAGTCACTGCCAAAGTACACATACGGCCACGGGGGGTCCACAAAGATGGGAGTAGTAGTTGGAGATGGAGTTGAaggtggagatggagatggagatggaggaggaagtggaagtggagGTGAGTGTGCTATATGTTTGGGTGATTTTGTAAAAGGGGAAGAGATCAGAGTGTTGCCTCAGTGTGGACACGCCTTCCATGTGGGTTGCATAGATACTTGGCTTGCTTCTCACTCTTCTTGCCCATCTTGCCGCCAGATCTTGGTCCTCGTTAATGCTAATGCAGCTAGGTGTCACAAGTGCGGTCAGTTCCCAGCTAATGCTATTAATACTATTCATGACCCTCCTCAGCCTCAGCCTCAGCCTCAGCCTGATCGGACTAATTTTAATGctgctgctgcttcttcttcttcttcttcttttatcaaTCTTAGTATTCCTACTTTCTTGCCTTGACTTGAACAAACAAAAATAGgcgtttttcttttattttttgaagcatCTACtggtctaaaaaaaaaaaaacttggctTAATTTGCTCAGTTGTTGCTTTTACTGTGTTGTATATGTAGTACAAATAATTCTACACCCATGTTTTTTTGGATTCATGACAGGATCTCTACTCTAATTAAATCTGTAATAAATAATAtggtatttatttaattatgttgAACTTGAAGTTAATTGCACGGAATTTGAGAGTGATAATTACCAGTCAATaacccaattattaattgggtcTCTACTGGCTGCGAAACCGTATgctcaattaatttttgtttttgtttttgtttttgtttgagcaATTGGGTGTCATAAGCTGTCCGCTACTCTTACAGCCAGGAGGATAGAGAGAATGTAACCGGCctcaattttctattaaaatcaGGAGCAATAGAAGGAAGAGGATGACAAAGTACTAGTTTGTAATATTCTCAGTCTCTCGTGCTTATCCTAAATTTGTCCGGGAAAAGACAGTTCTTGAACTTATCTCATATCTGATATGATACTGCGCCTAATCAGTTTGCACGGTTTTGAACGGACAATGGAGGCCAGTGGGATTGggatatattatattttaaaaaagaaattaccatgcttttaatttttaaactatacaatctaactttaaaaaaaaaaaaataataattctgtTACAGCCTTACAGGCAtcaaaattatcattaaaaagtTCACACACATCTCGCATCCCACCTTACTTCGGCCCACCGCAACACAAACGCATAAAGGGTGTGTGAAATTTTCGGTTTCATGTAACGCTACTTATCACTTTAATTTGGTGAGAGTGACGCTCTATTGTACTGATAATTTTTGTGACACACAGAGAGAGAATCATATCACGTGGGATCCATATCTATGTTAGGATGGAGAGGACCTATACTATAAAATGGGTCAAAATGACATAATATTCATTTCATcgaaatttttcaacaaaatgcatcatgtttgaaattatttaaggatatgtttatattttgaaactcgatttgcCAAAAATCGAGTTGTTTGAAAATTGAGTTCCatgcaagattttttttattttttttattgcctataactcgattttcgtcaaattgagtttttcattgaaactcgatttttaaaaaattgagtcGAGtttaaaatagtgacatatccTTAAATAGTTTCGAACAATGGACATTTTGTTGGAAAGTTTCAGCGAAAGGGGCATATCCCCATTTTGGCCTATAAAATGGTATATAATGGCCTGCATGTTGGCCATAGAAGCCcctagtttttgttttgttttgtttcttgatttttgtaaagtttggtttcaaatagaaaaacaCTACGAGTATAacttttcttacaatttttacTACAATTTATTTACGTAATAAGTCGTGAGTGGTGGAATAGAAGTGGTGAGTTCATAACTCCACTCACGATTTGCCATGTGagcaagttgtgacaaaaattgtaggaaaaattatgattctagtattatttttttaagtaaggTTCACTTTTAATAAGAATAACGTTCTATGATCTGGAtaatctttaccaaaaaaaaatctattacatatatgtgtataaatttATAAACGGCCAAATTGAAGTACAATCGTAATTTTAAATCGTGACTTAGTCACGAGTGCAGATCATTTTGGGCATTGTGTGAATCCACACACTGTAACACTGTTCTAATATTTTTACCTAAAGAGGTAAATGTCTCTCGTTAGATAGCCTTCTCTAGCCCCaggttttaaattaaaaccaaaagcATTACCAATAGGAAAGTTTGGTATCAGgctattaaaaaattctaaattctaGAAACCCCACCTCTCttggacaaaatgggcttttgtctttttcaggaaaattaattaacgttttgcccttcttcccaaactaaacagggaaatacccctcttttgaaactggactttctcaaaatcgagttaaaaaaaaaaaaattatggagccctatagtgacgtttttaaggacctatagtgacgttttataacttgatatccataaaatcaagttataggcaataaaattacctataactcgatttcatggatatcaagttataaaacgccactataggtccttaaaaacgtcactataggtccttgaaaatgtcactataaggcttaactcgattttaaaaaagtcgagtttcaaaagagggacatttccctatttagtttgggaagaagggaaaaaagcTAATTAGTTTGcctgaaaagggcagaagcccattttgccCCACCTCtctttggaaaagaaaaagttaaaaacatgAAAGACCCCTTTTCTTTTGGTATGAGATTCAGTGATTCACTCACCAGTCATTTTTTAAAGGTGTCCTCCATTTGTAACTGGAATCCCACCGCCAAGCATGAGCCTATGAAACTCCAGCCACATGAGTTCTTGTCACTAATATATAGTTCCAAAGGCAATTTATGCTAGAACCGAAGATAAAAACCAAATGGAATCATCATGAATGAGGTCTATCGTCTATTCTGTTTGATAGACatcattattaatatatatacctTGATACTCAACCTCCCCGAGTCAGAAAAAGGTTGAAGCTGTGTTTCGACTTTCCGCATATTGATACTAAAAAAGACAAGCATaagttttgcaaaaaaaaataaaaataaaaatgataaagacaaaattaaagcaaaaggAAAGGAGAtagtgaagagagaaaaaaggagcTAGGTGCGATATATAAACTTTATAGATCCTTTCCACATTTATCCAATCGAAATGAAAATCTCCTCTACTCCTAGATGATGTACCTGGAGACCCTTGGAGTTACTTTTTCCAACAGAAAGTATATCATATTTAGGTGAGGGGCCACCCACTATTAAATCCGAGGTTATCTTTCTATGAaactattatattattattattattaaaaaaaaaaaaaaaaaaaaaagaccttcgCAAAATATCTCACCAGGTCAAGTCCAAGACTTGCAGTCCATATCCTCTCCTTCTTGTTGGTGGTAGCCATGATTAAAAGGGCACTACCAGTACTAGTACAACTACTAGGCAatagatatttatttttttattttttttggtgaatggTAATAGATATTTCATTCTAAACtccaaattattaattgttcaTGTCACTCTCATCAAGCACGTAAAACACGCTGAGACTCattcaataatcaatatatGACTCGAGTCAAGACCCAATTTAATCTTGTGCTATTTTGACAACTCTCTCGCCTTTATTAATATCTCCTCCTACCACTCTCAAAGAACCAGACTTATCTAGACCTCAGCCACTAATTTCCTGCAAATACCACCATTCCATTTGACTAGAGAGTAGTGAGAGAAAAAGTGGCAGTCAACTTTTAACGACTGAATTGTATCTACAAGCATCAAACCTACTTTTATCTGATATAATTATAACGTTAAACAATAACACTGCACCTAATCTTGCCTTTGATTTGCACTTTCAAGACTGAAATATATGTATCTAGTGACAAGGACCTCTGACTGGTAAAAATTCATTATTAGATAAAAGGAATGAGAAGTGATCAATACAGGTTATAAAATATATCCTCAGTTCTTTCATCACCAATTCATACACAAAAACTCAGGAAATGCAGAGGCAATACAGGCGATTTATTAATTTCAAGACGAGCAAAATTGGCTGATTTTTCTTATCGATGTCAGTCTACACATGAAAGCATCTAACCATTATTACGCAACCTCTATATGGATTTATACTGTCTCTAAAGGACATATATCTTCACAACCTTCCACCCAAACGTACTAAGTGTCAGTTTAATACAagtatgtttaaaattttcaatgttttggaGAATCTGGGCTGTAACTCTTTGAGCACATCACAGGCATATTGATCCCTGACTAACCGTGTTGTGCAGAGATAAGAGACAAGCAAGGAGCAGAAAGCGACACAGAAGAGATGCTTTGTACATATGATAAAACAGACAGCTCATGTTCTCCCAATATCAGCTCATGGACGACACTAAGAACAATATTCAAAGAAATCCAAAGCATGGTAAGCCCATCCACTGATCAAATTGACACTAAGaacaatatttttagtttatacaCACctgtaaaaaaatcatattccaCCGAATTTTAtctcaaatataataaaatttcatgcttttcaacctaaaaattatgaaggaaaaaaaaattaagctaaaCTTAAAAAGGTaacctacaaaaagaatcaatttaagacCTAATTAGTGTTTCATTTTTAGGAAGAACAAAttcttttcaacaaattttagagaacaaattatacattatattacagttacaaaataattatttatttttacacattGCGTGAGTTTGTGATGAGTTACTAACAAAAAGTGATAGTCCTATCATGattgataaattataattagttTTGAGAATATGTAAAGCCATAATGCATTGTTATTGCATACTTAacatagatatagatatagattgttattattttattattcttataatatatatgtttaatatattgtgttactatttttcttttcttaatttaagatggaaaaatgctaaaagttattaaaattcTAAGTTAATATGAAATGA contains:
- the LOC115995015 gene encoding RING-H2 finger protein ATL8-like, producing MTRSIIKRTLVGGNGTTTTVTATATATSPPTVVAAPPPEALTVESDFVVILAALLCALICVVGLIAVVRCAWLRRGGTSGSGNGSPPRSLANKGVKKKVLQSLPKYTYGHGGSTKMGVVVGDGVEGGDGDGDGGGSGSGGECAICLGDFVKGEEIRVLPQCGHAFHVGCIDTWLASHSSCPSCRQILVLVNANAARCHKCGQFPANAINTIHDPPQPQPQPQPDRTNFNAAAASSSSSSFINLSIPTFLP